A single Ziziphus jujuba cultivar Dongzao chromosome 11, ASM3175591v1 DNA region contains:
- the LOC125419541 gene encoding L10-interacting MYB domain-containing protein-like, which translates to MSTMENDGGDDSTLWGATNEKIYIDVMVDLINKGGMKDGKFSSKEWTNILEALNNKSKRNYNMKQIKQKFNRLRSKHREFSELLQQTRFGWDAETNTVNATDEMWQNYIRVHPKATEFRKKGCEHYKLLGIIFNKSPATGVFRHASTSDPPNTDDEMKLEAESAHVNISHDDPFSTLDKLTSNLRKRTASSSSKHRSKKETRSQQMSAAIQAWIETAKAKTEVAKAKAEKYKSSYSVDDNSIGNAKDCSISTCVSLLEAIDGVDNATYLKAVES; encoded by the exons ATGTCAACTATggaaaatgatggtggtgatgatTCAACTCTATGGGGTGCTACCaatgaaaaaatttatatagatgTTATGGTAGATTTAATAAACAAAGGTGGTATGAAAGATGGTAAGTTTAGTTCAAAGGAATGGACTAATATACTTGAAGCTCTGAATAATAAGTCTAAAAGAAACTACAACATGAAGCAAATTAAGCAGAAATTCAATAGGCTTCGAAGTAAGCATCGTGAGTTTAGTGAGCTGTTGCAACAAACTAGATTTGGTTGGGATGCTGAAACTAATACTGTGAATGCTACAGATGAAATGTGGCAAAACTATATACGG gtGCATCCTAAAGCAACTGAATTTCGAAAGAAAGGATGTGAGCATTACAAGCTATTAGGAATTATATTTAACAAGTCACCTGCTACTGGAGTGTTTCGTCATGCATCTACTAGTGATCCACCCAATACTGATGATGAGATGAAATTGGAGGCTGAGAGTGCACACGTTAACATTAGTCATGATGATCCCTTTTCTACTCTCGATAAATTAACAAGCAATTTGAGGAAACGCACTGCATCATCTAGCTCAAAACATagaagtaaaaaggaaactagGTCACAACAAATGAGTGCTGCAATCCAAGCATGGATTGAGACAGCAAAGGCAAAGACAGAAGTTGCTAAAGCTAAggcagaaaaatataaaagttcctATAGTGTGGATGATAATAGTATTGGTAATGCAAAAGATTGTTCCATTTCTACATGTGTGAGCCTTCTTGAAGCAATAGATGGAGTTGACAATGCTACTTATCTTAAAGCAGTAGAAAGTTGA